The Montipora capricornis isolate CH-2021 chromosome 6, ASM3666992v2, whole genome shotgun sequence genome has a window encoding:
- the LOC138054536 gene encoding tetratricopeptide repeat protein 28-like encodes MVDKKLDLLERHMQELSVARKEGDRQGKGLAYFNLGRYYQGTADFNQAITNYREALAIFKEVGFRAGEGAAYGNLGNAYDSLGNFKQAIEYHHQRLSIAKEVGDRAGEGRAYCNLGNAYQSLGNFKQAIEYHHQDLSIAKEVGDRAGEGRAYGNLGNAYRNLGNFKQAIEYHHQCLSIAKEVGDRAGEGRAYCNLGNAYDSLRNFKQAIEYHHQDLSIAKEVGDRAGEGRAYGNLGNAYRSLGNFKQAIEYHHQCLSIVKEVGDRAGEGRAYCNLGNAYQSLGNFKQAIEYHHQDLSIAKEVGDRAGEGTAYCNLGNAYQSLGNFKQAIEYHHQGLSIAKEVGDRAGEGTAYCNLGNAYQSLGNFKQAIEYHHQDLSIAKEVGDRAGVGRAYGNLGNAYQSLGNFKQAIEYHHQHLSIAKEVGDRAGEGTAYGNLGIAYQSLGNFKQAIEYHHQHLSIAKEVGDRAGEGAAYGNLGNAYHSLGNFKQAIEYHHQRLSIAKEVGDRAGEGRAYGNLGTAYRSLGNFKQAIEYHHQHLSIAKEVGDTAGEGAAYGNLGTAYRSLGNFKQAIEYHHQHLSIAKEVGDRAGEGAAYGNLGNAYDSLGNFKQAIEYHHQRLSIAKEVGDRAGEGTGYGNLGNAYQSLGNFKQAIEYHHQRLSIAKEVGDRAGEGRAYGNLGTAYRSLGNFKQAIEYHHQHLSIAKEVGDTAGEGAAYGNLGTAYRSLGNFKQAIEYHHQHLSIAKEVGDRAGEGAAYGNLGNAYDSLGNFKQAIEYHHQRLSIAKEVGDRAGEGTGYGNLGNAYQSLGNFKQAIEYHHQHLSIAKEVGDRAGEGTAYGNLGNAYQSLGNFKQAIEYHHQCLSIAKEVGDRVGEGRAYCNLGNAYDSLGNFKQAIEYHHQDLSIAKEVGNRAGEGRAYGNLGNAYHSLGNFKQAIGYHHQRFSIAKEVGDRAGEGRAYCNLGNAYRSLGNFKQAIEYHHQDLSIAKEVGDRAGEGRAYCNLGNAYRSLGNFKQAIEYHYQDLSICQETEDPIGLAIACYHIGHVHEFFGSLSKALNYWRLSVFYFDEVRCLLQSEDAWKISFRDTKGIAYTALWTALLKNGEVDEALYAAEQGRAQALADILRMQYSVDEKPMVKVTISLVMKDLPSQTVFTALEGNTISFWLLRDDIRINFRQKKIENGTAKSLMKSTLEEINAGVVLRCENRSLERQGSDFSSSRESVEETFQSLSFSVHSLQPLYNVLISPIADLIQGDDLVFVPDGHFCLAPFSAMSDSVRIRVIPSLTALKLITMAPDNFQSKNEALLVGDPCLSEVTYGTGEPMYGQLPCAKKEVDIIGELLQTVPLTGKNATKAEVLRRMKSVTLIHIAAHGDDGSGEIALAPNPKRTSKIPEEEDYMLSLSDVQAVHLQARLVVLSCCHSGQGEVKSEGIVGIARAFLCAGARSVLVSLWAIDDEATFLFMKSFYQHLADRKSASTALHHAMKSLQETKNHSAIKYWAPFVLIGDDVTFEFGELKHEKNETMSKT; translated from the exons ATGGTGGATAAAAAGTTGGACCTTTTGGAGCGGCATATGCAAGAGCTTAGCGTTGCAAGAAAGGAGGGAGACAGACAAGGCAAGGGtttggcttatttcaatctTGGTAGATACTATCAGGGCACAGCTGACTTTAATCAGGCCATAACAAATTACAGAGAagcattagccatttttaaggaagtgggtttcagggccggagaaggagcggcctatggaaatctcggcaacgcttatgacagtcttggtaatttcaagcaagccatagagtatcaccatcaacgtcttagtattgcaaaagaggtaggggacagggccggagaaggaagagcttattgcaacctcggcaacgcttatcaaagtcttggtaatttcaagcaagccatagagtatcaccatcaagatcttagcattgcaaaagaggtaggggacagggccggagaaggaagagcctatggaaatctcggcaacgcttatcgaaatcttggtaatttcaagcaagccatagagtatcaccatcaatgtcttagtattgcaaaagaggtaggagacagggccggagaaggaagagcttattgcaacctcggcaacgcttatgacagtcttcgtaatttcaagcaagcaatagagtatcaccatcaagatcttagtattgcaaaagaggtaggggacagggccggagaaggaagagcctatggaaatctcggcaacgcttatcgaagtcttggtaatttcaagcaagccatagagtatcaccatcaatgtcttagtattgtaaaagaggtaggggacagggccggagaaggaagagcttattgcaacctcggcaacgcttatcaaagtcttggtaatttcaagcaagccatagagtatcaccatcaagatcttagcattgcaaaagaggtaggggacagggccggagaaggaacaGCTTATTGCAacctcggcaacgcttatcaaagtcttggtaatttcaagcaagccatagagtatcaccatcaaggtcttagtattgcaaaagaggtaggggacagggccggagaaggaacaGCTTATTGCAACCTCGgtaacgcttatcaaagtcttggtaatttcaagcaagccatagagtatcaccatcaagatcttagtattgcaaaagaggtaggggacagggccggagtaggaagagcctatggaaatctcggcaacgcttatcaaagtcttggtaatttcaagcaagccatagagtatcaccatcaacatcttagtattgcaaaagaggtaggggacagggccggagaaggaacggcctatggaaatctcggcatcgcttatcaaagtcttggcaatttcaagcaagccatagagtatcaccatcaacatcttagtattgcaaaagaggtaggggacagggccggagaaggagcggcctatggaaatctcggcaacgcttatcacagtcttggtaatttcaagcaagccatagagtatcaccatcaacgtcttagtattgcaaaagaggtaggggacagggccggagaaggaagagcctatggaaatctcggcaccgcttatcgaagtcttggtaatttcaagcaagccatagagtatcaccatcaacatcttagtattgcaaaagaggtaggggacacggccggagaaggagcggcctatggaaatctcggcaccgcttatcgaagtcttggtaatttcaagcaagccatagagtatcaccatcaacatcttagtattgcaaaagaggtaggggacagggccggagaaggagcggcctatggaaatctcggcaacgcttatgacagtcttggtaatttcaagcaagccatagagtatcaccatcaacgtcttagtattgcaaaagaggtaggggacagggccggagaaggaacaggttatggaaatctcggcaacgcttatcaaagtcttggtaatttcaagcaagccatagagtatcaccatcaacgtcttagtattgcaaaagaggtaggggacagggccggagaaggaagagcctatggaaatctcggcaccgcttatcgaagtcttggtaatttcaagcaagccatagagtatcaccatcaacatcttagtattgcaaaagaggtaggggacacggccggagaaggagcggcctatggaaatctcggcaccgcttatcgaagtcttggtaatttcaagcaagccatagagtatcaccatcaacatcttagtattgcaaaagaggtaggggacagggccggagaaggagcggcctatggaaatctcggcaacgcttatgacagtcttggtaatttcaagcaagccatagagtatcaccatcaacgtcttagtattgcaaaagaggtaggggacagggccggagaaggaacaggttatggaaatctcggcaacgcttatcaaagtcttggtaatttcaagcaagccatagagtatcaccatcaacatcttagtattgcaaaagaggtaggggacagggccggagaaggaacagcctatggaaatctcggcaacgcttatcaaagtcttggtaatttcaagcaagccatagagtatcaccatcaatgtcttagtattgcaaaagaggtaggggacagggtcggagaaggaagagcttattgcaacctcggcaacgcttatgacagtcttggtaatttcaagcaagccatagagtatcaccatcaagatcttagtattgcaaaagaggtagggaacagggccggagaaggaagagcttatggaaatctcggcaacgcttatcacagtcttggtaattttaagcaagccatagggTATCACCATCAACGttttagtattgcaaaagaggtaggggacagggccggagaaggaagagcttattgcaaccTCGGCAACGCCtatcgaagtcttggtaatttcaagcaagccatagagtatcaccatcaagatcttagtattgcaaaagaggtaggggacagggccggagaaggaagagcttattgtaacctcggcaacgcttatcgaagtcttggtaatttcaagcaagccatagagtaccactatcaagatcttagtatttgTCAGGAAACAGAGGACCCAATAGGGCTGGCAATCGCATGTTATCATATTGGTCATGTTCATGAATTTTTTGGCTCCTTGAGCAAAGCTCTTAATTACTGGCGTCTAAgcgttttttattttgatgaaGTTAGGTGTCTTCTTCAGTCAgaggatgcatggaaaataagctttcgtgacaCAAAGGGGATTGCGTACACCGCTCTGTGGACAGCACTcctgaagaatggagaggttgatgaaGCTTTGTACgctgctgagcaaggacgagcacaggctttggcAGACATTTTAAGGATGCAATACAGCGTTGATGAGAAACCTATGGTGAAGGTAACTATCTCGTTGGTTATGAAAgatctaccttcacaaactgttttcacagcacttgaagggaacacgatcagcttctggttgctAAGAGATGATATCAGgataaattttagacaaaagaaaatcgaaaatggaaCTGCCAAGTCTCTGATGAAAAGTACGCTAGAAGAGATCAATGCAGGGGTTGTTTTGCGATGCGAGAATCGTTCACTTGAAAGACAAGGCAGCGACTTCTCGAGCAGTAGGGAAAGtgttgaagaaacttttcagtCTTTGAGCTTCTCTGTGCACTCTTTGCAGCCCTTGTATAATGTCTTAATCAGTCCTATAGCAGACTTGATCCAGGGCGATGACTTAgtgtttgttcctgatggacacttttgcctggctcctttttctgcaatgagtgactctgtcaggatccgtgtAATTCCCTCGCTGACTGCTTTAAAATTGATCACTATGGCACCTGATAACTTCCAAAGTAAGAATGAAGCGCTGCTTGTAGGCGATCCGTGCTTGAGCGAAGTCACTTACGGCACTGGTGAACCCATGTATGGACAGCTGCCATGTGCAAAAAAAGAGGTGGATATaattggagaacttctgcagaccgtgcctcttacaggaaaaaatgcaaccaaagctgaggtgctgagaagaatgaagtcagttaccttaatccacattgctgcacatgggGATGACGGatctggagaaattgctttggcgcCAAATCCCAAACGCACATCCAAGATCCCCgaagaggaagattacatgttatcATTGAGCGATGTTCAAGCAGTTCACCTtcaggcaagactggttgtgcttagttgctgtcatagtggccagggagaggtaaaatctgagggtattgtgggaatagccagggctttcctgtgtgctggtgcccggtctgtactggtgtcactctgggcaatcgacGACGAGGCGACCTTCTTGTTCATGAAGAGTTTTtaccaacacttggcagatagaaaaagtgcaagtacagctcttcaccatgctatgaaatctcttcaGGAGACAAAGAACCATTCGGCCATAAAATATTGGGCGCCATTTGTGttaattggcgatgatgtcacctttGAATTTGGGGAGCTGAAAcacgaaaagaatg aaacGATGTCCAAAACGTGA